The Phycisphaerales bacterium DNA segment AGCCCAAGGGCGACGCACGCCAGAAGCCCATCCGCAACCCCCGCCACACCGCCCGACCAGGCGGCGAAGGCCAGCCCCGTCGCGAACGTTCCCGCCGTCAGCCAGTTGGGCAGCCGGCGCGCATGCAGGTCCGTCGCCGCACCAACAAGCACGGCCACGGCCGGGACCGCCCACTGGAGCGCGGGCTGCGAGCTGTTCCAAAGGGTCGTGAGCACCGCATCCTCCCTAATCCGGTGTTCCCGGCCATACGCCCCGCCGGGGGATAGAAACCGAAGGGGCACCGTTTCCGGTGCCCCTCGGCTGGCTTGTCGAGGCCTCGCGGCCTCTGGCGCGATTAGGCGCCGAGCTCGCTCTTCAGGCCGTTCCACTTGCCGTGGACCCAGGTGCCGATGGCGGCGACGATGGCCACCACGCCGGCGACGATGAGGCCCGCGACGATCGCGTACTCGATGGTCTCGAGGCCGCGCTCATCCTTCACGAAACGGTTCAGAATCTTCGACATGGCAATCTCCTTCTAGAGTTGTGGCAGGTTGCCCCTGCCGGGTTGGTGTCTGGGGCCACGAGCCCCCTCTCTCCCACGGCTCAGGCGCCGAGGCTGGTCTTCAGGCCGTTCCACTTCCCGTGCACCCACGTGCCGATGGCGGCGACGATGGCCACCACGCCCGCGACGATGAGGCCGGCGACAATCGCGTACTCGATGGTCTCGAGGCCGCGCTCGTCCTTGGCGAAACGGTTCAGAATCTTGGTCATGTGACGTTCCTTTCTTCAGCTGTCCGGCCTGGGAAGTCCCCGCCGGCTCTTCAAGCCCCCCGCCGAGCCGCACGCGCGCCTCTGCTGCCAGGGTTCCCAGGATGCGGGGACAACGTCCCCGGAATCGCCCCCGCGGCGTTCCCGCCGGCAGAGCCGTTCACGAACCGGTCAACCGCTTTCGTCCTTGAGGTAAGTCCGTTCACCTGAGGCGGTTACCGGGTCTCCACCCGACCGTTGCCCTCAGTGCGGTGCATGCTGAGCACGCCCAATGTGTACTCACCTTTAGCCGTCCCAACCACCGATCCTGACAAGTCATTGCACAAAACGGGGCATTAACCTGCACAGACCGCCGATCTTACCATGCGGTGCACGCTTCCAAAGGGTTATTGGCGTCCTCATTCGCAAGTGCGTGATCCGTTTGGGTTTGCGCACATCGACCAAGCATCCACAACTTTCCCTTGAACCCACGGCGTCCTGCCGTAGACTCTCCACATCTGCGTGCGGGAGCACTTTCATATGAAGGGTGGGCGCCGGGGTATTGCCATCGTCTGGGTGAGCATCGCCATCGTGGTGATGCTTTCGCTCGTTGGCCTCGCGCTCGACACCGGTTACGCCGTGCTCGTCGGCAACCAGCTCCAGAACGGCGCTGACGCTGCGGCCCTCGCCGGTGCACAAACTGTCGCGACCGACCAGGCCACCGCCCGCGCCCGCGCCTCAACGGCCGGTGCGGCCAACTCCGCCGCAGGCTCCAGCCTCACCTTCGACCAGAACACAGACGTCGAGGTCGGTTACTTCCACCCCTCGACCAAGGTATTCACCGCTTCCGGCGTTCTTCCCAATGCGGTCCGCGCCCATGCCCGGCGCACCGGCACCGCCCACGGCGCCGTGCCCCTCCTCTTCGGTGCCGCCTACGGCTCGCCGACCATGGATATGACACGCGACGCGGTGGCCAGCATCAACGTCTCCGTGTCGCCCGCGCTCCTCGTGATGGACCCCACCGGCGAGTACGCGCTGGACCTCACCGGCTCCGCCCGCATCCGCGTCCCCAACGGCGGCGTCCTCGTCAACTCCAGCCACCCCAACGGCACCCGCCTTGGCGGCTCGTCCATTCTCGACACCCCTGCGCTCGCGATCACCACCAGCTCCATCCCCGACATCTCCCACCTTACCGGCCAGCTCGCGACCAACCGCGCTCCGCAGTCGGACCCCATGGCGTGGCTTCCCGAGCCCACCCCCGGCCCCGCCGTCGAGACCAACAAGGTGGTCGTCGGCACCGGCAACACCCGCACCCTTGAGCCCGGCTACTACCCCGGCGGCATCAACGTCCGCGGCACGCTCGTCATGAACCCCGGCATCTACATCCTCGATGACGACTTTGAGGCCAACAGCCAGGCCAGCGTCACCGGCAACGGCGTCATGATTTTCCTTCGCGGCTCCGCCAACATGGGCTTCAACAGCGACGGCATGACCCTTCTGCTCAACCCCCCCACCTCCGGGCTCTACCAGGGCGTCACCATCTTCCAGCAGCGCGGCAACACCGCCGCGTCCAGCCTCCCCGTCTCCGGCACCGCCATCCCCAACGGCACCATTTACATCCCCAGCGCGCAGCTCAACATCACCTCCAGCGGCGGCTCGGGCGGCGTCAAGCTCCTCGTCTGGCGCCTCAACGTGTCCGGCTCGGGAACGCTGACCATCACCGGTCAGAACCAGATCTCCACCACCGGCAACCCGTTCCTGGTCGAGTAGCCCCGCGTATCATCCTGCCGACGCGGGCGTAACTCAGTGGTAGAGTGACAGCCTTCCAAGCTGTACGTCGGGGGTTCGAATCCCCTCGCCCGCTTTCAGCTTCCAATCACGTGGCGGCATGAAGGGCGCGGTTCCCCAACCGTGCCCTCTTCATTAGACTCCCCTACGTGCAGCCGCTCACCCAGCAGCAGGTCCTCGCGCTCGCGCCAGATGCTGCCTCTGCCACCGCGGGGCAGGGGCTGTGTGCGCTCAAGAAGTGGACCAGCGTCGGGCGGAGCGGGCGGGCCGTGTGGGGCCTGTGCCAGGGTTCAGGCAAGGACCCTTACCAGATCCGCGTGGACCTCACCGGCCCGGCGTTCAAGTGCAACTGCCCGAGCCGCAAGTTCCCCTGCAAGCACGGCCTTGGGCTGATGCTCCTATGGGCAAAGGAACCCAGCGCGTTCAAGGAGCAGGACGAGCCCGGCTGGGTCAGCGAGTGGATCGAGGGCCGGGCAGAGAAGCAGGAGAAGAAGGTCGAGAAGGCCAAGGCCGTGGCCGAGAAGCCAGTCGACCTCGAGGCCCAGGCGAAGCGCGCGGCGCAGCGCGATGCGCGCGTCCGCGAAGGCGTAGCGGGGTGCCGCTTGTGGTTGGATGACCTGTTGCGGCGCGGCCTCGCGGCGGCGCGCTCGGGCAGTGCGCTGAGCGAGATGGAGAAGACAGCCGCTCGACTCGTGGATGCGCAGGCGCCCGGCCTCGCGGGGTATGTGCGGCGCACACCCGAACTGCTCGTCTCAGGTGATGGCTGGGAGGCGCGAATACTCGACCATCTCTCGCGGCTGCACCTGCTGCTCGCCGCCGCGGAGCAGCTCGGGTCGCTGCCGCCGGAACTGGGCACGGACGTCCGCACCGCGCTGGGCTACACGCAGTCGAAGGACGAGGTGCTGGCCGCCCCCGGCGTGCAGGACCGCTGGTGCGTGATCGCGCAGCTGATCGAGGAGGAGGACCGGTTGCGCTCGCGGCGGACGTGGCTGCTGGGCCGCGGAACGGGCCGGCGAGCCCTCGTCCTGGACTTTGCTGCGGGGCTCCAGCCGCTGGACACGAGCCTCGTCGCAGGCGTGGAGTTTGAGGGCGAAGTAGGGTTCTACCCGTCGCGCCTGCCGCAGCGGGCACTGATCAAGTCGCGCGATGCGGGCGCCTCCCTCACCCAACTGCCCGAGGGAGCGGCTGACGGTTCAATCGAGGCTGCGCTCAGCGGCTATGCGGGTGCGCTCGCGCAGCAGCCCTGGATGTTCCGGTGGCCGATGGTGCTCGCGGGGGGGGGGCTTGTGCAGCACGGCAGCAGATGGCTGATCGCGGACAGCTCGGGTGCGGCCCTGCCAATCAGCCCTGCTTTCGCCCGCACGCTTCACCTTTGGCGACTCCTCTCAGCCACGAGTGGCAGGCCGGCGCTCATCACCGGCGAGTGGGACGGCGAGAACTTCCTGCCCCTCAGCGTGATAACTCCGGCGGGGTACGAGGACGTCGCCCCAAGGGGGGCCGCATGACGCAAGCTGCCGCACAATCACCGCCGCAGGTGCTCAAGCAGCTGATCCCCGGCGTGCTCGTCGGCCTCAGCCGCGATCAGCAACAGCCGTCTCTAGTGCTCACCCGCGCCGCCCGCGCGGCCACCCGCGCCCGCGCCGGGTTCAAGCCGGTCCCCGCGGGCACACCGCTGCCCACCTGCCCAGACGACGCCAGCCCCGCCGCAAGCCCCGGCGCAGGCGCAATCCTCGACCGACTGCTCACCGACCCGGACGCGGGGCTCATCGAAGAATGGGCCACGCTCGCGCAGGATCGCGGCGTTCGTGTCGCTGACCGCAGTGTCACTGACCTTCTCGAGTGGTGGTCCCGCCAGCCGCGCCGCTCCGAGGCGGTGTTCGCGGCAACTGGCGCACGCGGCCAGTGGCTCGCGTCGCTCAACCCCGAGTGGCGCAAGCCCGTGGCCGTCACCGCCGTCCCCGCTCACGCGGACGAGTTGTGGCAGACTGGCACTGGCGCAGAACGTGCGGCCCTGCTGACCACGATTCGCCGCCATGACCCGGCCCGGGCCCTCGGGCTCGTGCGGTCCACGTGGGCCGATGATGGCGCGGACGATCGGCGCCGCTTCATCGACGCCCTGCTCGCAGACGCGTCGATGCTCGACGAGCCGTTCCTCGAGTCCGCCCTCGATGATCGGGCCAAGAGCGTCCGTCGTGCCGCTGCGGCCGCGCTGATCACGATCCAGGGTTCCCGCCTGCGCGCCCGCATGACCGCGCTCGCCCGCACCATCATCAAGGCCGACAAGAAGAAGGGTGCACTCACGAGCGGCGTCGTCATCACGCTGGCTCGTCCGGCGGAGTACGACCAAGCTTGGGACCGCGACGGCATCGAAGAGCAGCCCTCCGGCGGAGGCGGCAAGCGCGCGTGGTGGACCAGGCAGGTCCTGGCGGGAGCCGATCTCAAAGTCTGGACCGAAGTGTCCGGACTGCCGCCCGAGCGCGTCCTTGAGAGCTTGGACCAGGACGACGTCACCGACGCGCTCGACGCGATCACCCGCGCCGCGCAGCTCGCCCGCAGCCCCGAGTGGGCTGGCCCCGTCGCCCGCACGGTGCTCGCACTCGAGCCCAAGAAGGTGCTGGAGCTCACCACCCTTTGGCCACTGCTTACCCAGGATGATCAGGAGGCCCTCGTATCCCGCATCATCGAGGCCCCCAAGCTCACGTTCTACGACGTGCTCGCCGCGCTCGCGGCCCTCCCCGGCCCCTGGTCGCCCGCGCTCTCCACCCGCATCCTCGCATTGTTCCAGAAGCACGCGACCTCCAAGAAGCCCGACGCCTGGCTGCTCGCCGGTCCCATCGACGCCATGGTCCGCAAGCTCTCTCCCACTGCCGTGGACGCCATGGAGCAGACCCTCGCCGCAATGTTCAGCGCCGAGTCCAGCAACACGATCCAGAAGACCATCGACAAGCTTCGCCTCCGGGCGGAGATGCACAAGGAGTTCAAAGCGTGAGCAAGACGGCCGCACCCGCACCATCCCCCGCCACGCTCCGGGACACCGCCGAGCGGCAGTTCGCCGCCGAGCTCGCGGCGCTCCTGAAGGCCGATGACCGCCCGCGCCCGCCGAAGTGGAGGCTGTCACCCTGGGCCGTGGTCACCTACCTCGTCGGCGGCACGCTTGCCGACGGCACGGTCATCACGCCCAAGTACATTGGCAATCGCCGCCTCATGGAGATCGCCGTCGCCACCCTCGCCACCGACCGCGCACTGCTGCTGCTGGGCGTTCCCGGCACTGCGAAGAGCTGGGTGAGCGAGCACATCGCCGCGGCTATCAGCGGCGACTCGACTCTCATGGTCCAAGGCACCGCCGGCACGCCCGAAGAAGCGATCCGCTACGGCTGGAACTACGCCCTGCTGCTCGCCAAGGGCCCGAGCCGAGAGGCCCTGGTCCACAGCCCGGTGATGCGCGGCATGACCGAGGGCAAGATCGTGCGCGTAGAGGAGCTCACGCGCGTCCCCAGTGATGTGCAGGACACGCTGATCACGATCCTCTCCGAAAAGACGCTGCCCGTCCCCGAGCTCAACGAAGAGGTGCGCGCGGTCAAGGGCTTCAACATCATCGCGACCGCCAACGACCGCGACAGGGGTGTCAACGAGCTGTCGAGCGCCCTGAAGCGGCGCTTCAACACCGTCGTGCTCCCCGTGCCCGAGACGATGGACGAAGAGGTGGACATTGTGCAGCGGCGCGTGGTGCAGATGGGCAAGGCCCTCGAGATCCCCGCGGAGACGCCCGCGATGGATGAGATCCGGCGCGTGGTCACCATCTTCCGCGAGCTGCGCGATGGGAAGACCACGGACGGGAAGAGCAAGCTCAAGCAGCCCAGCGGCACGCTCAGCACGGCCGAGGCCATCAGCGTCATCACCAACGGGTCCGCGCTCGCGGCCCACTTCGGCGACGGCAAGCTTCGGGCAGCTGACGTCGCCAGCAGCATCATCGGCGCAATCATCAAGGACCCCGTGCAGGACCGCATCGTGATGCAGGAGTACCTCGAGACGGTGATCAAGGAACGCGACGGCTGGAAGGACCTGTACCGGGCGTGCAAGGACGTGATGTAATAGATGCCCGGTGAGCTGCACGTTTTTGGGATTCGCCACCACGGGCCAGGTTCGGCCCGCATGGTCGTGCGCGCTCTCGAGAAGCTGCGGCCGGACGCGGTGCTGGTCGAGGGTCCGCCCGATGCCGCGCAAGTTCTTCCGCTTGCAGCCGCCACGGGCATGAAGCCGCCCGTGGCGCTGCTGGTGTACGAGCCTGACGAGCCTCGCAATGCGAGCTACTACCCTTTCGCGGAGTTCTCGCCCGAGTGGCAGGCGATCCGCTGGGGGCAGCAGAACGCGGCGAGGGTGTCGTTTATCGACCTGCCGCAGGCACTGCGGGGTAAGGAACTGCCGAGTTCCGAGTCCCGAGGGCCGGGTCCCGAGTCCCAAGGGCCGAGCGACAAGAGCGCGCCAGAGCCCAACTCCGAACTCGGAACCCAGCACTCCGCACTCGATCCTCTCGATCAGCTCGCCCTCGCCGCCGGCTACCCCGACGGCGAGGCCTGGTGGGGCCGCCTCATCGAGGAACGTCGCGGCGACCACGACCCGCTCGCCGTCTTCGACGCCATCCGCGAAGCGATGGCCGAGCTCCGCTCCACCCGCGACACTTCACCACCACACTCGGCGCCCGGCACTCGGCCCTCGGCACTCCGTAACGACCCCGATGAGCCCGCCCGAGAGGCCCACATGCGACGCTGCATCCGCGCCGCCCTCAAGGAGCACGAGCGTGTGGCTGTCGTCTGCGGCGCGTGGCACGCGCCGGTGCTCACGGCGGACGCACTGAAGCACAAACCCGTGAAGGCCGACGACGAGGTCCTCAGGCCGCTGACGAGGCGCAAGACCACCGCGACCTGGGTGCCCTGGACCTACGACCGCCTGTCCATGTTCTCCGGTTACGGCGCGGGCGTGCTCAGCCCCGGCTGGTACGAGCACCTCTGGCTCAACCACGCCCGCTTCTCCGAAACCTGGCTCACCAAGGTCGCGCGCCTCATGCGCGACGAGGACCTCGACGCATCGCCCGCGAGCGTGATCGAGGCTGTCCGCCTCGCCGACTCCCTCGCCGCTCTCCGCGGCCACTCTATCGCCGGCCTGCCCGAGCTCAGTGAGGCCACCCTGGCCATCCTCTGCCACGCGAACCCGCTCCCGATGAAGGTCATTGAGCGCAAGCTCATCATCGGCGTGCGCCTTGGAGAGGTGCCCGAGGACGCCCCCGCCGTTCCGCTCCAGCGCGACCTCGCTGCGGAGCAGAAGTCGCTCCGCCTCAAGGTCACCGCCGACGATCAGCTCCTCGACCTCGACCAGCGCAAGGACATCGACCTCGCGCGCAGCCGACTCCTGCACCGCCTCGCAATCCTCGGCATTCCTTGGGGCAAGCTCGAGGCCGACCAGCGTCAACGCGCCAGCTCGTTCCACGAGGTCTGGCGCCTGCAATGGAGGGCCGACTTCGCCGTCGCGGTGATCGAGGCCGCACGGTACGGCAATACGGTGCTCGACGCCGCGGCCGCCTGCGTCCGCCACCACACCCAGCATGCTTCCAGCCTCGCCGCGCTCACGACGATGCTCGACCACGTCATGCTCGCGGACCTTCCCGCAGCCGTGGAGCACCTCGTCGCGCGCATCCAGGAGCTCTCCGCCGTCGGCGCAGATGTGGGCACTCTGATGGTGGCGCTCCCGCCGCTCGCACGCGTGCTCCGATATGGCAACGTCCGCAAAACCGACGCCGCGCTCGTGGCGCCGCTCGTGGCAGGGCTGCTCACCCGGATCTGCACCGGCCTGCTCCCGGCTTGCGGGGCGCTCGATGACGACGCCGCGCACGCCATGCGGAGCCGCATCGACGACGTGCAGGGCTCACTCTCGATGCTCGACGACCCCGCCCTGACAACCCCGTGGCACGATGCTCTCCGACGGGTCGGCAACGCCGACATGCACGGCCTGGTTGTCGGCCGCTGCTGGCGCATCCTGCTCGACTCGGGGGCCTCATCGACCGAGGATGCCTCCGGCCACCTCTCGCTCGCGCTCTCGCCCGGCAACGACCCCGCCAAGGCCTCGGCCTGGCTCGAGGGTTTCCTTGCCGGATCGGGCATGGTGCTCGCTCACGACGACCGCCTGCTCGCCATCATCGACCAGTGGGTCACAACGCTGCGGCCGGAGATCTTCGATCAGGTCTGCCCGATTGCCCGCCGCACGTTCTCGAGCTTTGAGCCCCCAGAGCGCCGGCAGATCGGCGAGCGTCTCAAGCGCGCGGGCGCACCCGGCCCCACAACAACCACCCACGCAGCAGCAGTTGAAGACTACGACCCCGCCCGCGGCTCGCTGGTGGAACCCGTTCTCAACCTCATCCTCGGGAAGGAAGCATGACGACGCCCCCGCCCATCGACCCGCAGGAACGGCTCAAGCGCTGGCGCATGCTCCTGGGCGGCGACGCCTCCGACGGGATCGGTATCCGCCTCACCGGGCGCGACGAGGCAATGGACAACGCCATGAGCGCGCTCTACGACCCCAAGCCGGGCATGGGCGGCGGCCGGCGCGGCGGGCTCGGCGCGTCGGCCCCCACTGCCGCCCGCTGGCTCGGCGACATCCGCGAGTACTTCCCCAGCTCCGTTGTGCGCGTCATGCAGAAGGACGCCATCGACCGACTTGGCATGAGCAGCCTCCTCCTTGAGAAGGAGATGCTCGACGCGATCACACCGGACATCCACCTCGTGACCACGCTTATGTCATTGAGTGGCGTGATCCCGCAGAAGGCGAAGGCCACTGCCCGGCTCATCGTGCAGCGCGTCGTTCGCGATCTCCAGAAGAAGCTGGACGCGCCCATGCGTCAGGCCGTTATCGGGGCGCTCAAGCGCTCCACCCGCACCCGCCGCCCTCGCCACGGCGAGATCGATTGGAACCGGACGATCCGCGCCAACCTCAAGCACTACCAGCCCGAGTACAGGACCATCGTCCCTGAGACCCGCATCGGGTACGGCCGCAGGCGGAACGAGCTCCGCACCATCATCGTGTGCATCGACCAGTCCGGCTCCATGGGCCAGAGCGTCGTCTACTCAGGTGTTTTCGGCGCCGTGCTCGCGTCGATCCCCGCCCTCCGGTCGCATGTGGTTGCGTTTGACACCAGCGTCGTCGACCTCACCGAGAAAATGGCGGACCCTGTCGACGTGCTCATGGGCGTGCAGCTGGGCGGCGGCACCGATATCAACCGCGCGCTCGCCTATTGCGAAACCCTCATCAACCGCCCCCGCGACACCATCTTGGTACTCATCACGGACCTTTACGAGGGCGGCGACAACGCCCAGATGCTCAAACGGGCCGCGTCGATCGCCGGCTCGGGCGTCAAGTTCGTCACCCTGCTCGCCCTCGGCGACACCGGCGCCCCAACGTTCGATCAGAACAATGCCGCGGCCATGGCGAGCTTCGGTATCCCCAGCTTCGCCTGCACGCCCGACCGCTTCCCCGACCTCATGGCCGCGGCCATCCAGGGGCGGGACCTCGGCCAATGGGCCGCCGAGCACGACCTCGCTACCGCCCGCCCG contains these protein-coding regions:
- a CDS encoding pilus assembly protein TadG-related protein gives rise to the protein MKGGRRGIAIVWVSIAIVVMLSLVGLALDTGYAVLVGNQLQNGADAAALAGAQTVATDQATARARASTAGAANSAAGSSLTFDQNTDVEVGYFHPSTKVFTASGVLPNAVRAHARRTGTAHGAVPLLFGAAYGSPTMDMTRDAVASINVSVSPALLVMDPTGEYALDLTGSARIRVPNGGVLVNSSHPNGTRLGGSSILDTPALAITTSSIPDISHLTGQLATNRAPQSDPMAWLPEPTPGPAVETNKVVVGTGNTRTLEPGYYPGGINVRGTLVMNPGIYILDDDFEANSQASVTGNGVMIFLRGSANMGFNSDGMTLLLNPPTSGLYQGVTIFQQRGNTAASSLPVSGTAIPNGTIYIPSAQLNITSSGGSGGVKLLVWRLNVSGSGTLTITGQNQISTTGNPFLVE
- a CDS encoding DUF5691 domain-containing protein, giving the protein MTQAAAQSPPQVLKQLIPGVLVGLSRDQQQPSLVLTRAARAATRARAGFKPVPAGTPLPTCPDDASPAASPGAGAILDRLLTDPDAGLIEEWATLAQDRGVRVADRSVTDLLEWWSRQPRRSEAVFAATGARGQWLASLNPEWRKPVAVTAVPAHADELWQTGTGAERAALLTTIRRHDPARALGLVRSTWADDGADDRRRFIDALLADASMLDEPFLESALDDRAKSVRRAAAAALITIQGSRLRARMTALARTIIKADKKKGALTSGVVITLARPAEYDQAWDRDGIEEQPSGGGGKRAWWTRQVLAGADLKVWTEVSGLPPERVLESLDQDDVTDALDAITRAAQLARSPEWAGPVARTVLALEPKKVLELTTLWPLLTQDDQEALVSRIIEAPKLTFYDVLAALAALPGPWSPALSTRILALFQKHATSKKPDAWLLAGPIDAMVRKLSPTAVDAMEQTLAAMFSAESSNTIQKTIDKLRLRAEMHKEFKA
- a CDS encoding AAA family ATPase, whose translation is MSKTAAPAPSPATLRDTAERQFAAELAALLKADDRPRPPKWRLSPWAVVTYLVGGTLADGTVITPKYIGNRRLMEIAVATLATDRALLLLGVPGTAKSWVSEHIAAAISGDSTLMVQGTAGTPEEAIRYGWNYALLLAKGPSREALVHSPVMRGMTEGKIVRVEELTRVPSDVQDTLITILSEKTLPVPELNEEVRAVKGFNIIATANDRDRGVNELSSALKRRFNTVVLPVPETMDEEVDIVQRRVVQMGKALEIPAETPAMDEIRRVVTIFRELRDGKTTDGKSKLKQPSGTLSTAEAISVITNGSALAAHFGDGKLRAADVASSIIGAIIKDPVQDRIVMQEYLETVIKERDGWKDLYRACKDVM
- a CDS encoding DUF5682 family protein → MVVRALEKLRPDAVLVEGPPDAAQVLPLAAATGMKPPVALLVYEPDEPRNASYYPFAEFSPEWQAIRWGQQNAARVSFIDLPQALRGKELPSSESRGPGPESQGPSDKSAPEPNSELGTQHSALDPLDQLALAAGYPDGEAWWGRLIEERRGDHDPLAVFDAIREAMAELRSTRDTSPPHSAPGTRPSALRNDPDEPAREAHMRRCIRAALKEHERVAVVCGAWHAPVLTADALKHKPVKADDEVLRPLTRRKTTATWVPWTYDRLSMFSGYGAGVLSPGWYEHLWLNHARFSETWLTKVARLMRDEDLDASPASVIEAVRLADSLAALRGHSIAGLPELSEATLAILCHANPLPMKVIERKLIIGVRLGEVPEDAPAVPLQRDLAAEQKSLRLKVTADDQLLDLDQRKDIDLARSRLLHRLAILGIPWGKLEADQRQRASSFHEVWRLQWRADFAVAVIEAARYGNTVLDAAAACVRHHTQHASSLAALTTMLDHVMLADLPAAVEHLVARIQELSAVGADVGTLMVALPPLARVLRYGNVRKTDAALVAPLVAGLLTRICTGLLPACGALDDDAAHAMRSRIDDVQGSLSMLDDPALTTPWHDALRRVGNADMHGLVVGRCWRILLDSGASSTEDASGHLSLALSPGNDPAKASAWLEGFLAGSGMVLAHDDRLLAIIDQWVTTLRPEIFDQVCPIARRTFSSFEPPERRQIGERLKRAGAPGPTTTTHAAAVEDYDPARGSLVEPVLNLILGKEA
- a CDS encoding VWA domain-containing protein; amino-acid sequence: MTTPPPIDPQERLKRWRMLLGGDASDGIGIRLTGRDEAMDNAMSALYDPKPGMGGGRRGGLGASAPTAARWLGDIREYFPSSVVRVMQKDAIDRLGMSSLLLEKEMLDAITPDIHLVTTLMSLSGVIPQKAKATARLIVQRVVRDLQKKLDAPMRQAVIGALKRSTRTRRPRHGEIDWNRTIRANLKHYQPEYRTIVPETRIGYGRRRNELRTIIVCIDQSGSMGQSVVYSGVFGAVLASIPALRSHVVAFDTSVVDLTEKMADPVDVLMGVQLGGGTDINRALAYCETLINRPRDTILVLITDLYEGGDNAQMLKRAASIAGSGVKFVTLLALGDTGAPTFDQNNAAAMASFGIPSFACTPDRFPDLMAAAIQGRDLGQWAAEHDLATARPHATV